The sequence ACATCATCTAACTTTAATAAATTTTCCATGATCCAGACTGCAATCTCAGCAAGGACCCCGGCGATAAGTCCTATTAGCAAAGAAGAACCCGGACTCACAACGTCACAACCTGCAGTAATTGCTACTAATCCAGCGAGAACTCCGTTAATCGCACCTCCTACATGCGGAACACCTTTGGTAATATAATCGAATATGATCGCAGAACTACAGCCTGCACAAGCAGCAAGGCTAGTATTGACTATAATTTTTGGAACAGCATCCGTTAAAGAAAGAGTACTTCCCCCATTAAATCCGAACCAACCGAACCATAAAATAAAAGTTCCTAATACGGAAAAGGGAAGATTATGACCGTATAATTCCCTAGGTTTTCCTTCGGAATCGAAACGATCCTTTCTGGGCCCAAGCACGATTACACCTGCAAGAGAAACCCAAGCGCCAACGGAATGTACGACCGAACTTCCGGCAAAATCATGAAAGCCGGATTTGGAAAGCCAACCGCCTCCCCAAGCCCAATGCCCGAATACAGGATAGATCAGCAGAGAAACAAAAATGGAACAAACTAAATATGCTTGGAATCGAATCCTTTCCGCAACCGCACCGGAAACAATCGTTGCCGCCGTACCCATAAAGGTAACTTGGAAAAGAAAGAATGCGAATTCTTTTCCAGTATTCAAACCTTCTAAAAGAAATAGATCTTTACCGACCCAGCCTTCCAAACTGGTGCCATACATCAAACCGTAGCCGATTAGAAAGAAGCAGATGGTTCCTACTACATAATCGAGTAAATTTTTGATCGCAACATTGATCGAATTTTTGGAACGAACTAATCCGGATTCTAATAGTAAAAAACCGGCTTGCATAAAAAAGACAAGAGCGGAGGCAATAATCACCCACAAGGTGTCTACATTCTTTGCTAATTCTTTGGCGGCGGGAAGAACGTGATCCAATGAGAGAACCTCTCTTCGTTCTAAGAATGAGCATATGTATCGATTGATCTTGGATTGAGAAAGGAAAAAACGTCAGACGATAATAATTTATGACGTGTAATTAATAAACGAAGTCGATGTATTTTGTTTTCAGAATTGGAGAAGTATCCCCCAAATGAGGTAGGCAAGAAATGCGAAATCGCAGGTAACGTTTTGATCCTTAAAAAAGAAAACCTTGCGACTTCGCGTTAACGAAAGACTATTTTACTCCCGCTTTTTGTAACTCTTTACCTAGCTGACCGGTAATCGTACAAAAATACATTCTCCAATCACTTACAAAAGATTTGAAAGGGTACGTAAATGTGGCAGGACGGTTTTTTTCTAAGAAGAAATGTCCAATCCATGCAAAAAAGTATCCGCTAAATAATGCTCCCAGCAAGTACCAAGCGTTTAGATAGAAGATTGCAGAAAGAATGAACACTAACGCACATGTGGTTCCTATAAAATGGAATATCCGGTTCATTTTGTTTGAATGTTCTCTTAGGTAGAATGGCCAGAATTCCTGTAGGGTTTCGTATTTTTTGTTTTCAGTCATCTTTGTCCCTCCGGAACTACATGATACGGCAGGGAAAAAGAATCCGCAACAACTTCTCTTTTCTTTATAATAACAGCCGTTATTTAAAAAACGGGAGTTCCGACATTCCTTCCAGAGACCGGATATACTCCAGATACGGTTTTAGTTTGAATTTTTTGGAAGTTGAATCCGAGGACATATAACGGATATTTCCGAATACTGCTCTTTCCGGGGACCAAGGTCGGTCGAATGCCCCAAAACACCATAAAATTCCCGTATAAGAATTCGGATCCCTACCATCATATGCATATTTATGATTCAAATCTTCTAATGTACGAAACGCTTCTTCCGGAGACGGAGACCATTCTATTACTTTTTTGCCCCAAAGCATTCTAAGATAATTTTGGATCGTCCCTGTAAGAACTAATTCTTTCTGCGCAGCGTTCCAGATTGGATCGTGAGTCAATGCCTTCTCAAATTCTTCCTTAGTATAAATGTATTCCCTCTTATCACCTCTATGAGCTTCCAAGGAAAGTCTGGCCCAATTCGGAAGAATAGAGAGATCTTTTCTGAAACTAGGGTCCTTATAAAACAAAAGATATCCCAGTTCTCTCCATGTTAGAAGTTCATCTAAAAAAGAATTTATATTTGGGCTCGGATGAAAAAAACCTTCGTTCTTTCCTCTATAAGAATGATTTAAGATATCGGGGCTCCAGGTGATCTTAGGATCCGATTCCAAGACCGATGTGACAATTTCTTCTACGGATATCATCCCAAAATGTAAATAAGGAGATAGATAAGAAGATTTGATCCTTTCCGGTGGTCTTGGTTCACTTCTCTCTTCCGAATAAAAAGGAAGTCCTTCCTTCAGGAATTTTTTAAAAAGTTTTAAACTTTCTTTCCTTCCTCCCAATCTACCAGGAACAGGAAGTATTTCCGGAAACTTGGAACTCATCCTTTGTAAATACGAAGAAATGTCTTCTTTCTTTCCGGAAAATAGAAAATTAGGCTTTTTTAAAGTATTAGAATTTGGAATTCCTTTCGAATTAGGTTTTGGATTCGATCTACACACGTATGATTCTACGAATCTATCATGAAGTTTTGGCCTCAAGACCCTTGCATACCCGAAAGATTTTTCGTAAGAAGCCAG is a genomic window of Leptospira neocaledonica containing:
- a CDS encoding DUF962 domain-containing protein, whose translation is MTENKKYETLQEFWPFYLREHSNKMNRIFHFIGTTCALVFILSAIFYLNAWYLLGALFSGYFFAWIGHFFLEKNRPATFTYPFKSFVSDWRMYFCTITGQLGKELQKAGVK
- a CDS encoding deoxyribodipyrimidine photolyase, encoding MLSEKNLIRVREGNRKPVLDEGECIFYWIRANRRLAWNHSLDYSIHLAKKFKKPLVIFESVMMDFEWSSPRLHQFLLEGICDTSADAEKSGFVYWPFVETKEHSLSEIIPNILEKASIVITDDFPCFFLPEHAEKLAERLNCKLLLVDSNSITPLASYEKSFGYARVLRPKLHDRFVESYVCRSNPKPNSKGIPNSNTLKKPNFLFSGKKEDISSYLQRMSSKFPEILPVPGRLGGRKESLKLFKKFLKEGLPFYSEERSEPRPPERIKSSYLSPYLHFGMISVEEIVTSVLESDPKITWSPDILNHSYRGKNEGFFHPSPNINSFLDELLTWRELGYLLFYKDPSFRKDLSILPNWARLSLEAHRGDKREYIYTKEEFEKALTHDPIWNAAQKELVLTGTIQNYLRMLWGKKVIEWSPSPEEAFRTLEDLNHKYAYDGRDPNSYTGILWCFGAFDRPWSPERAVFGNIRYMSSDSTSKKFKLKPYLEYIRSLEGMSELPFFK